In one window of Streptomyces sp. NBC_01224 DNA:
- a CDS encoding M20/M25/M40 family metallo-hydrolase gives MDLTTLGADMTAALPEMLADIEALVTCESPSSDLAALARSADTVARIGAQRLGVAPERIVLDGRTHLRWRLGDGPPRVLLLGHHDTVWPIGTLTTHPFAVADGVLRGPGCFDMKAGLVLAMHAAARLPDPSGVTILINADEEIGSPSSRTLIETEATGLAAALVLEAAADGGALKTERKGVSQYEVAVSGRAAHAGLEPERGVNATVETAHQVLAVTALADPDRGTTVTPTLMSAGLTSNTVPAAGEFTVDVRVRDVAEQHRIDAAMRALQPTLDGARVEITGGPNCPPLAAEASAALYARAVAVAADLGLPPPIRAAVGGGSDGNFTAGVGTPTLDGLGAVGGGAHADDEHVLVAELPACAALVAALVAGLLDEASAGPSPASRSRRSRTRSRE, from the coding sequence ATGGACCTCACAACTCTTGGCGCCGACATGACCGCCGCGCTGCCGGAGATGCTCGCCGACATCGAGGCGCTCGTGACATGCGAGTCGCCGTCCAGCGACCTGGCCGCGCTCGCCAGAAGCGCGGACACGGTGGCACGGATCGGCGCACAGCGGCTCGGAGTGGCCCCGGAACGCATCGTCCTGGACGGGCGTACGCACCTGCGCTGGCGCCTCGGTGACGGGCCGCCCCGCGTGCTGCTGCTCGGGCACCACGACACCGTATGGCCGATCGGGACGCTGACGACCCATCCGTTCGCGGTCGCCGACGGCGTGCTGCGCGGCCCGGGCTGCTTCGACATGAAGGCAGGTCTGGTGTTGGCGATGCACGCCGCGGCTCGCCTTCCCGACCCCTCGGGCGTGACGATTCTGATCAACGCCGATGAAGAGATCGGCTCGCCCAGCTCGCGGACGCTCATCGAGACCGAGGCCACCGGCCTGGCCGCGGCTCTGGTGCTTGAAGCGGCAGCCGACGGCGGCGCGCTCAAGACCGAGCGCAAGGGCGTCTCGCAGTACGAGGTGGCCGTCTCGGGCCGGGCCGCCCACGCCGGTCTGGAACCCGAGCGCGGTGTCAACGCCACCGTCGAGACAGCTCATCAGGTGCTGGCAGTGACCGCGCTCGCCGACCCGGACCGGGGCACGACGGTCACACCGACGCTGATGTCGGCGGGTCTCACGTCGAACACCGTGCCGGCCGCCGGGGAGTTCACGGTCGACGTGAGGGTCCGCGACGTCGCCGAGCAGCACCGGATCGACGCCGCGATGCGCGCCCTGCAGCCGACGCTGGACGGTGCGCGCGTGGAGATCACGGGCGGCCCGAACTGTCCGCCGCTGGCCGCGGAGGCGTCAGCAGCCCTGTACGCGCGCGCCGTGGCCGTGGCCGCCGACCTCGGACTGCCTCCACCAATCCGTGCCGCGGTGGGTGGCGGCTCGGACGGCAACTTCACCGCCGGCGTCGGCACACCCACGCTGGACGGGCTCGGCGCGGTGGGCGGCGGCGCCCACGCCGACGACGAGCATGTGCTGGTTGCCGAGTTACCCGCATGTGCCGCCCTGGTTGCTGCGCTCGTCGCGGGGTTGCTCGACGAGGCGTCGGCCGGTCCCTCCCCAGCGAGCCGATCACGACGTTCCCGGACGAGGTCACGAGAATGA
- a CDS encoding GNAT family N-acetyltransferase: protein MDSYSLRAGADPGADAAVNAADLAARAAGVHVREVVELGELEAVHRLYDTIWRPDPSSPPVTSELLRALAKAGNYVTGAFDGPQLVGACVGFFRPPAEEAMHSHIAGVSAAAYGRSVGFALKLHQRAWAMTRGVSEIAWTFDPLVSRNAYFNLAKLAAGAPEYLTNFYGGVHDGINGDDDTDRLFVRWSLRTPEVVAACAGTVRPCDAESEQRRGAVVALACSDDGSPVPGVPDGDTLLVAVPPDIASLRGAEPERGRAWRTAVREVLTAAMADDLHIAGFDKSGWYVLKRDTTEGQHA, encoded by the coding sequence GTGGATTCGTACAGTCTCCGCGCCGGTGCGGATCCGGGCGCTGATGCCGCGGTGAACGCCGCAGACCTGGCCGCGCGCGCAGCGGGCGTTCACGTCCGGGAGGTCGTCGAGCTCGGTGAACTCGAAGCGGTGCACAGGCTTTACGACACGATCTGGCGCCCCGACCCGTCGAGCCCGCCGGTGACGTCCGAACTCCTGCGAGCCCTGGCCAAGGCCGGAAACTACGTCACCGGCGCGTTCGATGGCCCCCAGCTGGTGGGCGCGTGTGTCGGCTTCTTCCGCCCACCTGCGGAGGAGGCGATGCACAGCCACATCGCCGGGGTGTCCGCGGCGGCATACGGCCGGAGCGTCGGCTTCGCCCTCAAGCTGCACCAGCGCGCCTGGGCGATGACGCGTGGCGTCTCGGAGATCGCGTGGACCTTCGACCCACTCGTCAGCCGTAATGCGTACTTCAATCTGGCCAAACTCGCTGCCGGGGCCCCGGAGTACCTGACCAACTTCTACGGCGGCGTGCACGACGGCATCAACGGAGACGATGACACCGACCGGCTGTTCGTCCGGTGGTCCTTGCGCACGCCCGAAGTGGTGGCCGCCTGCGCCGGAACAGTCCGGCCGTGCGACGCGGAGTCCGAGCAGCGACGCGGAGCCGTGGTGGCGCTCGCCTGCTCCGACGACGGGTCGCCGGTGCCCGGTGTGCCGGATGGCGACACGCTGCTGGTGGCCGTGCCGCCCGACATCGCGTCGCTGCGCGGGGCAGAGCCCGAACGCGGCCGGGCGTGGCGCACCGCGGTACGTGAGGTGCTCACGGCAGCGATGGCGGATGACCTCCACATCGCCGGATTCGACAAATCCGGTTGGTACGTCCTCAAGCGCGACACAACAGAAGGGCAGCACGCATGA
- the menC gene encoding o-succinylbenzoate synthase, whose translation MKLTGVELRRIRLPLVAPFRTSFGTETEREALLLRVVADEAEGWGECVATVDPLYSSEYADAAVDVLSRFLIPALAAHDRLSANAVAPALARFKGHRMAKAALEMGVLDAELRALGRPLAQELGAAHDRVPCGVSVGIMSSIGELLDAVGGYLDEGYVRIKLKIEPGWDIEPVRAVRERFGDDVLLQVDANTAYTRADARHLARLDPFDLLLIEQPLDEEDILGHAELAKAVRTPICLDESITSARAAADAIGLGACSIVNVKPGRVGGYLEARRIHDVCVAHSVPVWCGGMLETGLGRAANIALAALPGFTLPGDTSASDRYYRTDITNPFVLSDGHLPVPTGPGIGVMPLADELKAVTTSTQWLPL comes from the coding sequence ATGAAACTGACCGGAGTGGAACTCCGCCGGATCCGCCTGCCACTCGTGGCACCGTTCCGTACCTCATTCGGCACCGAGACGGAGCGCGAAGCCCTGCTCCTGCGTGTGGTTGCCGACGAGGCGGAGGGCTGGGGAGAATGCGTCGCCACGGTCGATCCGCTGTACTCCTCCGAGTACGCCGACGCCGCGGTGGATGTACTGAGCCGCTTCCTCATTCCCGCCCTCGCGGCGCACGATCGGCTGAGTGCCAACGCCGTCGCACCCGCACTGGCCCGGTTTAAGGGACACCGGATGGCCAAGGCGGCGCTCGAGATGGGCGTACTCGACGCCGAACTGCGCGCCCTGGGCCGGCCGCTGGCGCAGGAGCTGGGCGCCGCACATGACCGTGTCCCCTGCGGGGTCTCGGTCGGCATCATGTCCTCCATCGGCGAGCTCCTCGACGCCGTCGGAGGCTACCTCGATGAGGGATACGTCCGCATCAAGCTGAAGATCGAACCCGGATGGGACATCGAACCGGTACGCGCGGTACGCGAGCGGTTCGGCGACGACGTGCTGCTGCAGGTCGACGCGAACACGGCGTACACACGCGCCGATGCACGCCATCTCGCAAGGCTCGACCCCTTCGACCTGCTGCTGATCGAGCAGCCGCTCGACGAAGAAGACATCCTCGGCCACGCCGAGCTGGCCAAAGCTGTCCGCACGCCCATCTGCCTGGACGAGTCCATCACATCGGCCCGCGCAGCTGCTGACGCGATCGGGCTCGGCGCGTGTTCGATCGTCAATGTCAAGCCCGGACGCGTCGGTGGGTACCTCGAGGCTCGCCGCATCCACGACGTCTGCGTCGCTCATAGCGTGCCGGTGTGGTGCGGCGGGATGCTGGAGACCGGTCTGGGCCGGGCGGCGAACATCGCACTGGCGGCACTGCCCGGCTTCACACTGCCCGGCGACACATCCGCCTCGGACCGCTACTACCGAACGGACATCACGAACCCGTTCGTCCTGAGCGACGGCCACCTTCCGGTGCCGACAGGCCCCGGCATCGGCGTCATGCCCCTCGCCGACGAGCTGAAGGCAGTCACCACCAGTACCCAGTGGCTGCCTCTGTAG
- a CDS encoding PucR family transcriptional regulator has translation MTVSVLRQILEALGPAPLHLLTAQDGADVPVSGALIHEPRAPLPPMRNAMLFAVGVRPTSVEAGELLGQAALAGYTCLVIKRYGESAGQLVATASETGISLLAADEDMAWHHLDALVSSVLAETGRTVHGAGAPAVGDLFALANAIAAMVGGATTIEDPRQRILAYSTLPDQPIDEDRRQGILGLQVPELPANGALYREVHGTTLVQRFTDPSGLPRLAVSVHAGSELLGSIWVVDAGTLDHDAVQALSQAAATAALHLLAARTAADVARRQRADVLRRLLADPAAVNIVAPQLSLNPDVSVAVAAFVVVPRDGDGIATAQAATRLADLVSVYVEAHYGRHGCALIEGTVYALLPTGPAGQSYHDFVANIARRAMLALRIPIHAALGSHVAGLHLAARSRQDADVVLKVLAERPAEPDMPSVATIDEVRASATLLELTEDLAGNPRMMQGLGPAIRVYDREHATAYARTLLTYLDANSDIAAASRRLNVHPNTCRYRITRAEEIFRFSLADQDERLLLWIQLRVSDRFTTQ, from the coding sequence ATGACGGTATCGGTGCTCAGGCAAATCCTCGAAGCGCTGGGACCGGCGCCGCTGCACCTTCTGACTGCGCAGGACGGAGCCGATGTACCGGTGTCCGGCGCGCTGATCCACGAACCGCGTGCGCCGCTGCCACCGATGCGAAACGCCATGCTCTTCGCTGTGGGCGTGCGGCCGACGAGCGTCGAGGCCGGCGAGTTGCTCGGGCAAGCGGCGCTGGCAGGTTACACATGTTTGGTCATCAAGCGCTACGGCGAGTCAGCCGGCCAGCTGGTGGCCACCGCATCGGAGACAGGGATCTCGCTTCTGGCAGCGGACGAGGACATGGCCTGGCATCATCTTGATGCCCTGGTCTCCTCCGTTCTGGCGGAAACCGGGCGCACCGTTCATGGGGCTGGTGCGCCAGCCGTCGGGGACCTGTTCGCCCTGGCCAACGCGATCGCGGCCATGGTTGGCGGCGCGACGACCATAGAAGACCCGCGCCAGCGAATCCTGGCGTACTCCACTCTGCCCGACCAGCCGATCGATGAAGACCGACGACAGGGCATTCTCGGCCTGCAGGTACCCGAACTCCCGGCGAACGGTGCACTATACCGCGAGGTGCACGGCACCACGTTGGTTCAGAGGTTCACCGACCCGAGCGGCCTGCCTCGCCTGGCCGTCAGTGTGCACGCCGGGAGCGAACTGCTCGGGTCGATCTGGGTGGTCGACGCCGGCACTCTCGACCACGATGCCGTGCAAGCCCTCTCGCAGGCCGCGGCGACCGCCGCGTTGCACCTGCTGGCGGCGCGTACAGCCGCTGATGTCGCCCGCCGCCAGCGCGCCGATGTGCTCCGACGGCTGCTGGCCGACCCGGCTGCCGTCAACATCGTGGCGCCGCAGCTCAGCCTGAACCCGGACGTCTCCGTGGCCGTGGCCGCCTTCGTCGTTGTGCCCCGCGACGGCGATGGCATCGCCACCGCGCAGGCGGCCACGCGGCTGGCGGACCTCGTCAGCGTGTACGTCGAGGCGCATTACGGGCGGCACGGGTGCGCGCTGATCGAAGGCACCGTCTACGCTCTGTTGCCAACGGGGCCTGCCGGGCAGTCGTACCACGACTTCGTGGCCAACATCGCCCGGCGGGCGATGTTGGCCCTTCGGATTCCCATCCATGCCGCACTCGGTTCCCACGTCGCCGGGCTGCACCTGGCGGCCCGCTCACGCCAGGATGCCGATGTGGTACTAAAGGTCCTCGCTGAGCGGCCGGCCGAGCCTGACATGCCCTCCGTCGCCACCATCGACGAGGTCCGGGCGAGCGCGACCCTTCTGGAGCTGACCGAGGACCTCGCCGGCAATCCCCGGATGATGCAAGGGCTGGGACCTGCCATTCGGGTCTACGACCGCGAGCACGCTACGGCCTACGCCAGAACGCTGCTCACCTACCTGGACGCCAACAGCGACATCGCCGCCGCCTCCCGCCGGCTCAACGTGCATCCGAACACGTGCCGATACCGGATCACGCGCGCCGAGGAAATCTTCCGATTCAGCCTTGCCGACCAGGATGAGCGCCTCCTGCTCTGGATCCAGCTCCGGGTCAGCGACCGGTTCACCACACAATGA